A genomic region of Pseudomonas migulae contains the following coding sequences:
- a CDS encoding DUF3509 domain-containing protein — translation MNLIQEKFSSLFSNFEVTTQPRPDGGILLTLRSTEGKVFKRSISYQQLHAGDQLSWVISAIRRDLAEQASELPQISMLQSQQRFALPTYHSA, via the coding sequence ATGAACCTGATCCAAGAAAAATTTTCGTCCCTGTTCTCCAACTTCGAAGTGACCACCCAGCCTCGTCCGGACGGTGGCATCCTGCTGACCTTGCGCAGCACCGAAGGCAAAGTGTTCAAACGCTCGATTTCCTACCAGCAATTGCATGCCGGTGATCAGCTGTCGTGGGTGATCAGCGCCATCCGTCGTGACCTGGCTGAACAGGCCAGCGAACTGCCGCAGATTTCCATGCTGCAAAGCCAGCAGCGGTTTGCGTTGCCGACTTATCATTCGGCATAA
- the mtnC gene encoding acireductone synthase: protein MPIKAILTDIEGTTSAVSFVFDVLFPYAAKHLPDFVRQHATRADVAEQLAAVRRDSDEPDADVERVIEILLGWIAEDRKATPLKALQGMVWEQGYQAGQLKGHVYPDAVEALKRWHQERFKLFVYSSGSIQAQKLIFGCSEAGDLSPLFSGYFDTTSGPKREAQSYQRITRAIGLEAAQILFLSDIVEELDAARTAGMATCGLAREGGELAGHVTVDSFARIDPSTF, encoded by the coding sequence ATGCCGATCAAAGCGATTCTCACCGACATCGAAGGCACCACCAGCGCGGTGAGTTTTGTGTTCGACGTGCTGTTTCCATACGCCGCCAAACACCTGCCGGACTTCGTTCGCCAGCACGCCACGCGCGCCGATGTCGCCGAGCAACTGGCCGCCGTGCGCCGAGACAGCGATGAGCCGGACGCGGACGTCGAGCGCGTTATCGAGATCCTTCTGGGCTGGATCGCCGAAGACCGCAAAGCCACGCCGCTCAAGGCGTTGCAAGGCATGGTCTGGGAGCAGGGCTATCAGGCCGGGCAGTTGAAAGGCCACGTGTACCCGGACGCCGTCGAAGCGCTGAAGCGCTGGCATCAGGAGAGATTCAAACTGTTTGTCTACTCCTCCGGTTCGATCCAGGCGCAGAAACTGATTTTCGGCTGCTCGGAGGCGGGGGACTTGTCACCGCTGTTCAGCGGCTATTTCGACACCACGTCGGGGCCCAAGCGTGAGGCGCAGTCTTATCAGCGCATTACCCGGGCGATTGGCTTGGAGGCGGCGCAGATTCTGTTTTTGTCCGATATCGTCGAAGAGCTGGATGCGGCGCGCACGGCGGGTATGGCGACCTGCGGACTGGCCCGTGAAGGCGGGGAATTGGCGGGGCATGTGACCGTGGACAGCTTCGCGCGGATCGATCCTTCCACGTTCTAA
- a CDS encoding 1,2-dihydroxy-3-keto-5-methylthiopentene dioxygenase produces the protein MSSLSVYHVSSPDIPNKVLTHFEDIASTLAEQGVRFDRWQATAKIQPGASQEEVIAAYQEQIDTLMTERGYITVDVISLNSDHPQKAELRAKFLDEHRHGEDEVRFFVAGRGLFTLHIDDYVYAVLCEKNDLISVPAGTPHWFDMGEHPHFVAIRLFNNPEGWVANFTGEDIASRFPRLED, from the coding sequence ATGAGCAGCCTGTCCGTCTACCACGTCTCAAGCCCTGACATTCCGAACAAGGTGCTGACCCATTTCGAAGACATCGCCTCGACCCTGGCCGAGCAGGGCGTGCGCTTTGACCGCTGGCAAGCGACTGCGAAAATCCAGCCGGGCGCCAGCCAGGAAGAGGTGATCGCCGCGTATCAGGAGCAAATCGACACACTCATGACCGAGCGCGGCTACATCACCGTCGACGTCATCAGCCTGAACAGCGACCACCCGCAAAAAGCCGAATTGCGCGCCAAGTTCCTCGACGAACACCGCCATGGCGAAGACGAAGTACGATTTTTCGTTGCCGGCCGTGGCTTGTTCACCCTGCACATCGACGATTACGTGTACGCCGTGCTGTGCGAGAAGAACGACCTGATCTCGGTGCCGGCCGGCACCCCGCACTGGTTCGACATGGGCGAGCATCCGCATTTCGTCGCCATTCGCCTGTTCAACAATCCCGAAGGCTGGGTGGCCAATTTCACCGGCGAAGACATCGCCAGCCGCTTCCCGCGTCTTGAGGACTGA
- a CDS encoding methylthioribulose 1-phosphate dehydratase: protein MSLTREHLAQEIIDAGRFLYGRGWSPATSSNYSTRLSPTEALLTVSGKHKGQLGLDDVLATDLSGNSLEPGKKPSAETLLHTQLYSWRAEIGAVLHTHSVNATVLSRLTPEDFIEFEDYELQKAFSGVSTHESRVRVPIFDNDQDIARLAAKVQPWLEAHPDCVGYLIRGHGLYTWGARMSDALRQIEAFEFLFECELKTRSVLNRKA, encoded by the coding sequence ATGAGCCTTACCCGTGAACACCTCGCCCAGGAAATCATCGACGCCGGGCGTTTTCTGTATGGCCGCGGCTGGTCGCCGGCAACCAGCAGCAACTATTCGACCCGGCTGTCGCCGACCGAAGCCTTGCTGACGGTGTCCGGCAAGCACAAGGGCCAGTTGGGCCTCGACGATGTGCTGGCCACGGACCTGTCGGGCAACAGCCTGGAGCCGGGTAAGAAACCGTCTGCCGAAACCCTGTTGCACACCCAGCTCTACAGCTGGCGCGCGGAAATCGGCGCGGTGCTGCACACCCATTCGGTGAACGCCACGGTGCTGTCGCGCCTGACGCCTGAAGACTTCATCGAGTTCGAAGACTACGAACTGCAAAAAGCCTTCAGCGGCGTATCCACCCACGAATCACGGGTGCGGGTGCCGATTTTCGACAACGATCAGGACATTGCGCGGCTCGCCGCCAAGGTGCAGCCTTGGCTGGAAGCCCATCCCGATTGCGTCGGCTATCTGATCCGCGGTCATGGCCTCTACACCTGGGGGGCGCGCATGAGCGATGCGCTGCGGCAAATCGAGGCCTTTGAATTTTTGTTCGAGTGCGAGTTGAAGACCCGCTCGGTTTTAAACCGCAAAGCATGA
- a CDS encoding MFS transporter: MAALPYWRLSSFYLFYFALLGSTAPFLALYFDHLGFSSARIGELVAIPMLMRCVAPNIWGWLGDYTGRRLAIVRFGAVCTLFTFSLIFVSKSYAWLAMVMALHAFFWHAVLPQFEVITLAHLKGQTQRYSQIRLWGSIGFIITVVALGRLFEWLSLDIYPVALVLIMAGIVVSSLWVPNAQPVQGERITGDGFLKQMRNPGVLAFYGCVALMQMSHGPYYTFLTLHLERLGYSRGLIGMLWALGVVAEVLMFLAMSKILARFSVRRVLLASFLLAALRWLLLGSFAEFVWVLLFAQVLHAATFGSFHAAAIQFVQRSFGARQQGQGQALYAALAGTGGALGALYSGYSWNALGATFTFSIASLAAFAAAVIIATRMQEDRP; this comes from the coding sequence GTGGCGGCGCTTCCGTACTGGCGGCTCTCCAGTTTCTATCTGTTCTATTTCGCCTTGCTCGGTTCGACAGCGCCGTTTCTGGCGCTGTACTTCGATCACCTGGGTTTTTCCAGCGCACGCATCGGCGAGCTGGTGGCGATCCCGATGCTGATGCGTTGCGTCGCGCCGAACATCTGGGGCTGGCTCGGTGACTACACCGGCCGGCGCCTGGCCATCGTGCGTTTCGGTGCGGTCTGCACGTTATTCACGTTCTCGCTGATTTTCGTCAGCAAGTCCTACGCCTGGCTGGCGATGGTCATGGCCTTGCATGCGTTTTTCTGGCATGCGGTGTTGCCGCAATTCGAAGTCATCACTCTCGCGCATTTGAAGGGCCAGACGCAGCGCTATAGCCAGATTCGTTTGTGGGGCTCCATCGGTTTCATCATCACCGTGGTGGCGCTGGGGCGCTTGTTCGAATGGCTCAGCCTCGACATTTACCCGGTGGCGCTGGTGTTGATCATGGCCGGGATCGTGGTCAGCAGCCTGTGGGTGCCGAATGCCCAACCGGTCCAGGGTGAGCGAATCACCGGAGACGGATTTCTCAAGCAGATGCGCAACCCCGGCGTATTGGCGTTCTACGGTTGCGTGGCGCTGATGCAGATGAGCCACGGTCCGTATTACACCTTCCTGACCTTGCACCTCGAGCGGTTGGGTTACAGCCGTGGCTTGATCGGCATGCTCTGGGCCCTCGGTGTGGTGGCCGAAGTCCTGATGTTTCTGGCCATGAGCAAGATCCTCGCGCGTTTTTCCGTGCGCCGGGTGCTGCTGGCGAGTTTTCTGCTAGCGGCGCTGCGCTGGTTATTGTTGGGTTCGTTCGCCGAATTCGTCTGGGTGCTGCTGTTCGCCCAAGTGCTGCACGCTGCGACGTTCGGCAGCTTTCACGCCGCTGCCATCCAGTTCGTGCAACGTAGCTTCGGTGCGCGCCAGCAAGGGCAGGGCCAGGCGTTGTATGCCGCGCTGGCCGGCACCGGCGGCGCACTGGGCGCCTTGTACTCCGGCTACAGCTGGAATGCCCTCGGGGCCACGTTCACCTTTAGTATTGCCAGTCTCGCAGCCTTCGCCGCTGCCGTTATCATTGCCACACGTATGCAAGAGGACAGGCCATGA
- the aroC gene encoding chorismate synthase: MSGNTYGKLFTVTTAGESHGPALVAIVDGCPPGLEISLEDLQRDLDRRKPGTSRHTTQRQEADEVEILSGIFEGRTTGCSIGLLIRNTDQKSKDYSAIKDLFRPAHADYTYHHKYGERDYRGGGRSSARETAMRVAAGAIAKKYLATQGIVIRGYMSQLGPIEIPFKTWDCVEENAFFSPDPDKVPELEAYMDQLRRDQDSVGAKITVVAEGVMPGLGEPIFDRLDAELAHALMSINAVKGVEIGAGFASVAQRGTEHRDEMTPEGFLSNNAGGILGGISSGQPIVAHLALKPTSSITTPGRSIDIHGNPVEVVTKGRHDPCVGIRATPIAEAMMAIVLMDHLLRHRGQNADVRVSTPVLGQL; the protein is encoded by the coding sequence ATGTCCGGCAATACCTACGGCAAGCTGTTCACTGTCACCACCGCAGGCGAAAGCCATGGTCCGGCGTTGGTCGCCATTGTCGACGGCTGCCCGCCGGGTCTGGAGATTTCCCTCGAGGATTTGCAGCGCGACCTCGACCGCCGCAAGCCCGGCACCAGCCGCCACACCACGCAGCGTCAGGAAGCGGACGAAGTTGAAATCCTCTCCGGCATTTTCGAAGGCCGCACCACCGGTTGCTCGATCGGCCTGTTGATCCGCAACACCGACCAGAAGTCCAAGGACTACTCGGCGATCAAGGATCTGTTCCGCCCGGCCCACGCCGACTATACCTATCACCACAAGTACGGCGAACGCGATTACCGCGGCGGCGGTCGCAGCTCGGCGCGGGAAACCGCCATGCGCGTGGCGGCCGGCGCGATTGCCAAGAAGTACCTGGCCACCCAGGGCATCGTCATTCGCGGCTACATGAGCCAGCTCGGCCCGATCGAAATCCCGTTCAAGACCTGGGATTGCGTCGAAGAAAACGCCTTCTTCAGCCCGGACCCGGACAAAGTGCCGGAGCTGGAAGCCTATATGGACCAACTGCGTCGCGACCAGGATTCGGTCGGCGCGAAGATCACCGTGGTTGCCGAAGGCGTGATGCCGGGCCTCGGCGAGCCGATCTTCGACCGCCTCGACGCCGAACTGGCCCATGCGCTGATGAGCATCAACGCGGTCAAGGGCGTGGAAATCGGCGCCGGTTTCGCCAGCGTTGCCCAGCGCGGCACCGAGCACCGCGATGAAATGACCCCGGAAGGTTTCCTCAGCAACAACGCCGGCGGCATTTTGGGCGGTATCTCGTCCGGTCAGCCGATTGTTGCGCATTTGGCGTTGAAGCCAACCTCGAGCATCACCACGCCGGGGCGTTCCATCGACATCCATGGCAACCCGGTGGAGGTCGTCACCAAAGGTCGCCACGACCCGTGCGTCGGCATCCGCGCCACGCCGATTGCAGAAGCGATGATGGCCATTGTGCTGATGGATCACCTGTTGCGTCACCGCGGGCAGAACGCCGATGTGCGCGTGAGCACGCCGGTGCTGGGTCAGCTTTGA
- a CDS encoding IS110 family transposase: MTIHVSQVVVGVDVAKDEIVVYRSDLEQVLIVSNERSTLKKWLKALPANSAIALEATNTYHLDTTEMAHEMGHDVYVIDGSRLNRYREGIGIRAKTDALDAALLARYLSKESDKLRIWSPPPKAYTQLKSLLRRRAELVRHRVAIKQSWKDEPLLEEALADYLACLEQIEKNIQKVLKSIVSEADMDAQVKRCQAVEGVGVLTATAAVTAFMRGDFSDSDGYIAFLGMDPRVRQSGKKDQKRYLSKRGDSEFRRLFHNSAMAASRSPAWKPYYQSYLARGMKGTQAMVILARKLARVLFALMKNQSEYKPSSMFGGCPQT, translated from the coding sequence ATGACAATTCATGTTTCGCAGGTGGTCGTGGGTGTGGATGTCGCGAAGGACGAGATCGTTGTTTATCGATCCGATCTGGAGCAAGTCTTGATTGTTTCGAACGAGCGATCGACCCTTAAGAAGTGGCTCAAGGCGCTGCCCGCAAACAGCGCCATTGCCCTCGAAGCCACCAACACCTATCACCTCGATACGACAGAGATGGCCCATGAAATGGGTCATGACGTTTACGTCATCGATGGCAGCCGTCTTAATCGATACCGCGAAGGGATAGGTATTCGGGCTAAAACAGATGCCCTGGATGCAGCGTTGCTGGCTCGTTACTTGAGTAAAGAGTCCGACAAGTTGAGGATTTGGAGTCCGCCTCCAAAGGCCTACACACAACTCAAAAGCTTGCTGCGTCGTCGGGCCGAGCTTGTTCGGCATCGTGTGGCCATCAAACAAAGCTGGAAGGACGAACCGTTGCTCGAAGAGGCATTGGCCGACTATCTGGCATGCCTTGAGCAGATTGAAAAAAACATACAGAAAGTGCTGAAGAGCATTGTCAGCGAAGCTGACATGGACGCGCAGGTAAAACGCTGCCAAGCGGTTGAGGGTGTAGGCGTCCTGACGGCTACAGCTGCAGTCACCGCCTTTATGCGTGGAGATTTTTCCGACAGCGATGGCTACATTGCCTTTCTAGGAATGGATCCGCGAGTCAGACAATCGGGAAAGAAGGATCAGAAACGATACTTATCCAAACGAGGCGATTCGGAGTTCCGGCGCTTATTTCATAACAGCGCCATGGCCGCGAGTCGCTCTCCAGCCTGGAAACCTTACTATCAAAGCTATCTGGCAAGAGGCATGAAGGGCACTCAAGCCATGGTAATACTTGCCCGTAAGCTGGCCAGAGTACTGTTTGCCTTGATGAAAAATCAAAGCGAGTACAAGCCAAGTTCTATGTTTGGGGGTTGCCCCCAAACATAG
- the prmB gene encoding 50S ribosomal protein L3 N(5)-glutamine methyltransferase: protein MITSRLRTLRDHIRWAVSHFHGEDLFFGHGTDNAWDEARQLVLGALHLPWEIADSYLDCNLEEDEVVKLQRMLKRRIEERIPTAYLLGEAWFCGMSFIVDERVLIPRSPIGELIEKRFEPWFGAEPARILDLCTGSGCIGIACAYEFQNAEVVLADLSFEALEVANQNIERHGVDERVYTVQGDGFDGLPGQRFDLIVSNPPYVDAEDFADMPQEYQHEPELGLACGDDGLNLVRRMLAEAGEHLTEKGLLIVEVGNSQVHVEALYPEVDFAWLDFERGGHGVFMLTAQQCREHQALFASRV, encoded by the coding sequence GTGATCACTTCCCGACTTCGTACCCTGCGCGACCATATCCGTTGGGCCGTCAGCCACTTCCATGGGGAGGATCTGTTTTTCGGCCATGGGACCGACAACGCCTGGGACGAAGCCCGTCAACTGGTGTTGGGCGCGTTGCACCTGCCGTGGGAAATTGCTGACAGTTACCTCGACTGCAACCTCGAAGAAGACGAGGTGGTCAAACTGCAGCGCATGCTCAAGCGCCGTATCGAAGAACGCATCCCGACCGCTTACCTGCTGGGCGAGGCCTGGTTCTGCGGCATGTCGTTCATTGTCGATGAGCGTGTGTTGATCCCGCGTTCACCGATTGGCGAGCTGATCGAAAAGCGTTTCGAACCGTGGTTCGGCGCCGAGCCTGCGCGGATTCTCGACCTGTGCACCGGTTCCGGTTGCATCGGTATTGCCTGTGCCTATGAATTCCAGAACGCCGAAGTGGTGCTGGCTGACCTGTCGTTCGAAGCGCTGGAAGTGGCCAATCAGAACATCGAGCGCCATGGCGTCGATGAGCGAGTGTACACGGTCCAGGGCGATGGTTTTGACGGTTTGCCGGGACAGCGCTTCGACCTGATCGTGTCGAATCCGCCTTACGTCGATGCCGAAGATTTCGCCGACATGCCGCAGGAATACCAGCACGAACCCGAGTTGGGCCTGGCCTGTGGCGACGATGGTTTGAATCTGGTGCGGCGCATGCTGGCTGAGGCGGGGGAGCACCTGACCGAGAAGGGCTTGCTGATTGTCGAAGTGGGCAATAGCCAGGTTCACGTCGAGGCGCTGTACCCGGAGGTCGACTTCGCCTGGCTCGATTTCGAGCGCGGCGGGCATGGCGTGTTCATGTTGACGGCGCAGCAGTGCCGGGAGCATCAGGCTTTGTTCGCTTCACGCGTCTGA
- a CDS encoding cysteine hydrolase family protein, giving the protein MSVPQTMFQLSGRGYAAAKLGHATLVIIDAQKEYLSGPLALVGMDAAVANIKQLVSAARAAGRPIVHVRHLGTVGGLFDPQGERGEFIPGLEPQVDETIIGKLLPSAFHGTELLERLQNLGSLDLIVCGFMSHSSVSTTVRAAKNLGFRCTLVEDACATRDLPYKGGVLSADHVQQTEMAIMADNFATLALTHDLI; this is encoded by the coding sequence ATGTCCGTTCCACAAACGATGTTTCAACTCAGCGGCCGCGGTTACGCAGCAGCCAAACTGGGTCACGCGACCCTTGTCATCATCGATGCCCAGAAAGAATACCTCAGCGGCCCCCTGGCCCTGGTCGGCATGGATGCGGCCGTCGCGAACATCAAGCAACTGGTGAGCGCTGCCCGCGCAGCCGGCCGGCCCATCGTGCATGTGCGCCACCTCGGCACCGTCGGCGGGTTGTTCGACCCGCAAGGCGAACGCGGTGAGTTCATCCCGGGCCTGGAACCACAGGTCGACGAAACCATCATCGGCAAACTGCTGCCGAGTGCGTTTCATGGCACCGAACTGCTGGAACGCCTGCAGAATCTCGGTTCGCTGGACCTGATCGTGTGCGGTTTCATGAGCCATTCCAGCGTCAGCACCACCGTGCGTGCCGCGAAAAACCTGGGCTTTCGTTGTACCTTGGTGGAAGACGCCTGCGCAACGCGCGATCTGCCGTACAAGGGCGGAGTGTTGAGCGCTGACCACGTTCAACAGACCGAAATGGCGATCATGGCGGACAACTTCGCCACCCTCGCCCTGACCCACGATCTGATCTGA
- a CDS encoding Smr/MutS family protein: MQDDDFSLFKSAIQGVKPIKHDRAETGKPKADRAQIAKLRQAATVRTDATTVDGLSDQFVIDVGPEDELMWARDGVQESQMRKLKIGQIPFEGSLDLHGMNVEKARETLWAFLAEATKFEIRCVRVTHGKAVRLDGKRPMIKSHVNTWLRQHSQVLGFTSCQARHGGAGAVYVMLKRTMMEGRDE, from the coding sequence ATGCAAGACGACGATTTTTCCCTGTTCAAAAGCGCGATCCAAGGCGTAAAGCCGATCAAGCACGATCGCGCCGAAACCGGCAAACCCAAGGCTGACCGCGCACAGATCGCCAAGCTGCGTCAGGCCGCCACTGTGCGCACCGATGCCACCACCGTTGACGGCCTGTCCGATCAGTTCGTCATCGACGTCGGCCCGGAAGACGAGCTGATGTGGGCGCGCGACGGCGTGCAGGAAAGCCAGATGCGCAAGCTCAAGATCGGCCAGATCCCGTTCGAAGGCAGCCTCGACCTGCACGGCATGAACGTGGAAAAGGCCCGGGAAACCCTCTGGGCTTTCCTCGCCGAAGCAACCAAATTCGAAATCCGCTGCGTACGCGTCACCCACGGCAAAGCCGTGCGCCTGGACGGCAAGCGACCGATGATCAAAAGCCACGTCAACACCTGGCTGCGCCAGCATTCACAAGTGCTCGGCTTCACCTCGTGCCAGGCCAGGCATGGCGGCGCCGGCGCGGTTTATGTGATGCTCAAGCGCACCATGATGGAAGGTCGCGACGAGTAA
- a CDS encoding XRE family transcriptional regulator, with product MEFKERLKTARQHAKLNQTELAERAGLTQTSISDLERGKSKATAFVAQIASVCGVSPMWLAEGVGDMLKGVSDAASLNRPPPGISMSDIQPWDDSTPLDDDEVYVPFLREVELAAGSGRFVIAENESARLRFFKKDLRHNNVQFNNAKCVVVSGNSMLPVLRDGATVGMNIGKNSLGDIVDGDMYAINHNGQLRVKQVYRLPSGIRLRSFNRDEHPDEDYTFAEIQEQQIAILGHVFWWAMYSR from the coding sequence ATGGAATTTAAAGAAAGACTCAAAACAGCCCGCCAACACGCCAAGCTCAATCAGACTGAGCTTGCCGAGCGCGCAGGGCTGACGCAAACCTCAATCTCCGACCTCGAGCGCGGGAAATCGAAGGCGACTGCCTTTGTTGCCCAGATCGCCTCAGTGTGTGGCGTTTCACCGATGTGGCTGGCTGAAGGTGTCGGTGACATGCTTAAAGGGGTGTCCGATGCTGCTTCGTTGAATCGCCCCCCTCCAGGCATTTCAATGTCAGACATCCAGCCTTGGGACGACAGCACCCCCCTGGATGATGATGAGGTTTATGTCCCCTTCCTGCGTGAAGTTGAGCTGGCGGCTGGGTCAGGCCGTTTCGTAATCGCAGAAAACGAAAGTGCCAGGCTGCGTTTCTTCAAGAAAGATCTGCGTCACAATAACGTTCAGTTCAACAATGCCAAGTGCGTGGTGGTGAGCGGGAACAGCATGCTCCCGGTGCTGCGCGACGGTGCCACCGTTGGCATGAACATCGGAAAGAATTCGCTGGGCGACATCGTCGACGGCGACATGTACGCGATCAATCACAACGGCCAGCTCCGCGTGAAACAAGTCTACCGACTGCCCAGTGGGATCCGCCTGCGCAGCTTCAACCGTGACGAGCATCCGGACGAGGACTACACCTTCGCCGAGATCCAGGAGCAGCAGATTGCGATCCTGGGTCATGTCTTCTGGTGGGCGATGTATTCGCGGTGA
- a CDS encoding polysaccharide lyase family 7 protein: MTVDISNFTIATPLPISDTNPIALELIGWRALLECPDVISMLDDGSVQMTAPTLGASSKSTHRTRCEWKEPGYWLFSSAADHWNRQEMRLTKVNSLQKVVIGQIHVKGSERPPVKVFWNKGKITMGFRSSYLQDDPVNSTVLENVPLGALFKINIHANSNGAISVSASCNGVKSTSAIMRLDNTWDTKALAFHGGVYNQIDYSDTTDPLDGSVCIISDLSITHA, from the coding sequence ATGACTGTAGACATCAGCAACTTCACCATCGCTACCCCGCTTCCAATCTCCGACACCAACCCGATTGCACTTGAGCTCATCGGCTGGCGAGCACTGCTCGAATGCCCCGACGTCATCTCGATGCTTGATGATGGTTCAGTGCAGATGACGGCGCCGACACTTGGAGCCTCGAGCAAGAGCACGCATCGAACTCGCTGTGAGTGGAAGGAGCCAGGTTACTGGCTGTTCTCCAGCGCGGCGGACCACTGGAACCGCCAGGAAATGCGACTGACCAAAGTCAACTCGCTGCAGAAAGTCGTGATTGGCCAGATTCATGTGAAGGGTTCAGAACGACCTCCGGTAAAGGTGTTCTGGAACAAAGGAAAAATCACCATGGGGTTCCGGTCAAGCTACCTCCAGGACGATCCGGTCAACTCGACGGTGTTGGAGAATGTACCGCTCGGAGCACTTTTCAAAATCAACATTCACGCCAACTCGAACGGCGCCATCTCTGTATCCGCTAGCTGTAATGGCGTCAAATCCACTTCCGCGATCATGCGCCTCGACAACACCTGGGACACGAAAGCTCTTGCCTTTCACGGCGGCGTGTATAACCAGATCGACTACTCCGACACCACCGACCCGCTGGACGGTTCTGTCTGCATCATCAGCGATCTGTCGATCACTCACGCCTGA
- the folE gene encoding GTP cyclohydrolase I FolE: protein MTLEQNYTAILGQLGEDVSREGLLDTPKRAAKAMQYLCRGYEQTLEEVTNGALFSSDNSEMVLVKDIELYSLCEHHLLPFIGKAHVAYIPSGKVLGLSKVARIVDMYARRLQIQENLSRQIADAVQQVTGALGVAVVIEAKHMCMMMRGVEKQNSSMITSVMLGEFRENAATRSEFLSLIK from the coding sequence GTGACACTGGAACAGAATTACACCGCGATTCTCGGCCAACTGGGCGAGGACGTCTCCCGCGAGGGCCTGCTCGACACGCCAAAACGTGCCGCCAAAGCCATGCAGTACCTCTGCCGCGGTTATGAACAGACACTCGAAGAAGTCACCAACGGTGCCTTGTTCAGCTCCGACAACAGCGAAATGGTGCTAGTGAAAGACATCGAGCTGTACTCGTTGTGCGAACACCACCTGCTGCCGTTCATCGGCAAGGCCCACGTTGCCTACATCCCGAGCGGCAAAGTGCTGGGGTTGTCGAAAGTCGCGCGGATCGTCGATATGTACGCCCGCCGCCTGCAGATCCAGGAAAACCTCAGCCGCCAGATCGCCGATGCGGTCCAGCAAGTCACCGGCGCCCTGGGCGTTGCGGTGGTGATCGAGGCCAAGCACATGTGCATGATGATGCGCGGTGTGGAAAAGCAGAACTCGTCGATGATCACCTCGGTGATGCTCGGTGAGTTCCGCGAAAACGCGGCCACCCGCAGCGAATTCCTCAGCCTGATCAAATAA
- a CDS encoding glutathione S-transferase N-terminal domain-containing protein, with product MFVKALRVGLGQLIIFIDFITRPGKKQRPAEAQAQVEAAAKGLTLYQFHACPFCVKTRRTLRRLNVPVALRDAKNSEQDRQALLEQGGKIKVPCLRIEENGQTTWMYESKMIIDYLDKRFAAA from the coding sequence GTGTTCGTAAAAGCGCTTCGTGTCGGCCTTGGCCAACTGATCATCTTCATCGACTTCATCACCCGTCCTGGCAAGAAGCAGCGTCCTGCCGAGGCTCAGGCCCAGGTTGAAGCGGCCGCCAAAGGCCTGACCTTGTATCAGTTCCACGCCTGCCCGTTCTGCGTGAAAACCCGCCGCACTTTGCGCCGCCTGAACGTGCCGGTGGCCTTGCGCGATGCGAAGAACAGCGAGCAGGATCGCCAGGCCCTGCTGGAGCAAGGTGGCAAGATCAAGGTGCCGTGCCTGCGCATTGAGGAGAATGGCCAGACCACGTGGATGTATGAGTCGAAGATGATTATTGATTATCTGGATAAGCGATTCGCGGCAGCCTGA